The Pirellulales bacterium genome segment TCTTGTTTGACGTGTGTGAAGAAGCCCAGGAAATCCAAGTAACTCAAATCCCTGATCCCGAATTGCGATTAGCTACTGAAAGAGAATCGAAAATCGCTCAATTGACTGGTTGGTTAAGTCACTAGCAAGCACATTCGAAAGTTGTTTTCCAGCAAACAAAGTCTAGCCACCAAACTTCACTTCTCCAGCCTTCCCCTTCGGCAACGGAGTTGCCTCCTACAGTTCCCTGTTCCCCGCGCCCTGTTCCCTAATCTCCGGCAACGAGACGCTGCCTACTACATTACTCCAGCGGGTTCACCACCAGCCCACCTAGCAGCTTGGGGTAAAAATACGTGCTCTTGGCGGGCATGACTTCATTGTGCAGGCTGATCCGGCGGATATGGTCCACCGTCGCGGGCATGACCAGCGCCGCCAGTTCAAACCGCCCCCCGCTGCTCACCACGCCAGTGGCGTCGCGCCCCGCCACGTCTCCCGCTTCCAGCGATTCGACCACTTCTTCGACCGAGTGGACATATTTGGCCTTAGGCAGGTCTTTGGCTCCCAAAATCGTCTCCACCAGCAATCGGTGCAAAATCGCCACCCCCAGGCCGTGCCAGTCCGTCGAATGTTCCTGCGCGATCTCCGCCATTTTCTGCTGACCGGCGGGACTAAGCTGCGCTAGCGTCCACCTTTCATCCGACTGGGTGAATAGGCCCAGCGTCCCTTGATTATTGCCGGTTTCGATCTCTTGCCAGACGCTAGCGGCCTGGCCAGCTCCTTCACCCACGATGCGGGTGGAGAAATAGGGGTTAAGCTTGGTGGCCAGTTCCATTGCGGTCATGGGCGCTAATCCCCGAAACAGGCGATGGGTTGGTAACACCAACAGGCCCGGATCGTCCATGCCGACGCACATCATCAGGACAAAATTCGCCGGGTGGTGGTCCGGCAGTGAACCGCCGTTGGCCGCGGCGATTTCATCGCGATAGTTGCAGGCGGTCTCGTAACGATGGTGGCCATCCGCGATAAATATTTGCTTATCGCTCATCAGGCGGGTCACGGTGGCGCACAGTTCGGGACTGGTAATAGGCCACATCCGGTGGATAACGCCCAAGTGGTCCCGTGCTTCTAGCGGGGCTGTAGTCCCCAGATGCGCTTCCAGTTGGTTCTGGATAGTGTTGGTGGGATCGGGAAACAAGCCAAAAATCTGGCTCAGATTTGCCTGACAGGCTTTCATCAGTAGCAGTCGGTCGGCCTTGGGACCGCTCAGCGTTTCCTCATGGGGAAAGACCTGCCCCTGGCCGAACCGCGTTAACCGACAGCGACCCATGAATCCGCGGCGGGTCACGGTTTTGCCATTGGCCTGAAAAATCTGGTGATAGACGTAAAACGCAGGTTGGGTTTCGGCTTGTAACACACCCTCTGTTCGCCAATTGGCCAAAAACCGGGCCGCGCGGGCGTATTTGTTGTTGGCCTGATCATCCCCCGGTTCCTCGCGGTTCAGTTCCACCCGCACGAAATTAGCCGGATGCAGTTTGTACAGGTGGTCGTGCAGGGAGGCATCGATCACGTCATAGGGAGGGCAGACCACGTTAGTCAGATCTCCCACATGTTTTTGGTCGTAACGCAATCCGCGAAAGGGTTGAATGTCGGGCATGATAAAAAAAGCGAGAAACGAGCGGGAACGTAGTAATTCTTGAAAGCGCGAGGCACCCATGATCGGGGGTGCCACGTGAAACAGGGAAAGTTGGGAATGGTTTACCGGTGAAGGTAGCTGTAGTCTGCCGCGCACGGGGGGGAATTGTCAAAGGGGAGGCGAGGTCAAGGAAAAGAATACCATACAAGCGGAAACAGAGATTTTTATAGGCGCTCGCAGCAATTCCATACCGGAAGTATGGAAAGACAACAATCCAAAATGCTGCGCTAAACCGCAGAAAATCACGAGTTGAAGTCAAGTTAACTCACGGAAATTCGCTACTCATTCAAACACCACGCTAGCAAAATCCTTACAAAGTTGGGCAATTATTTTGGCTAGAATAGAAATCGATGAAGTTCATTTTGCGCCGCTCCAATTCATTGACCTAAATCTCTTCTTCCTCTAACACAAGTGGGGTACTGGCAATTTTTGTGCAGTTCCTAAATCTCGCCCAGTTTACTTTTTTTGGGCGAGTCAGTTTGTACTTTTTTTAAGGGGAGTCGCTCATGAGTCGTCGTTCGCTTCGCTTGGCCCTTGCGGCCAGCGTCAGTCTCGTTGCCCTTGGCGCAAGCACGGTCCACGCCCAGTTTATGCCCCCGGCCGTTAACGTTCCTGCGGGCGAATCTGCTCCGGGTGCTTGGCCATTCCGCCTGAGTGGCGTCAATTTGGAAATTGCCCCGGTCCCAGGCTCGGTTTACAACACAACAAATCAAAACAATCTTTCCGTGGTGCCAACCGATTTTGGGCCATACAAATGGACCGATACCCGACATAACCAAGGTGACTTTGCGTTGGTGATCGGCCCTGCGGATACCAGCGTCAATTCCAATCCACCCCTGCCACCGGATCCGGCTGCGAACAACTTTGCCCCCTCTACTGGTCCGACCACCCATGGCTGGCGCGTCAATCACGCTGCTGGCTTTCCCATTGCCACTGTCCGGGTCAATGGCCGCGACAACTTGGACACGATTCCCTCGACTCCGGGAACTCCGGTGGGAACAGTCTATGGCACCGCTAGCTTTAACGCCCAATTCGCCCAAGGTACGTCCTATAACATGCTCACCGGCAATTATGGCAACGGTGGGAATGGCGCGAGCGACTTGGTGATTGGGATTGCCGGAGCACCGGCCCAGGAAGGAAGCATGAACGTCGCTGCTGCGTTTTTCCCTTATAGCCAGGGTTGGATTGGTGGTTTTGTGGATGGCAGCAACATCGGGCCTGCCGGCGAGGTGAATTATCTCTCCCCCTCGGCGGGAATTCGCTCTGCCAGCCCAAAGGTGCTGTCGGACTCCTTTAACGCCGCACCCAATGTAACCTGGCAGTTGAATCCCGGCACTTCCGCCTACGATGATGGTCGCGCGGTTGTCAATTTGGGGACGGGCCGGTCGAATAGCGACGGGATGCTGTTTGTGACCCAGTTGGATGACGACAGCAATCTGGAAATCGCCGCCGCCACCCCCAACACCACGGGTGGTTGGAATGTGGCCATCCGGAATGACGGCAACTTTGACACAACAGGCGCGACTTTGGCCCCGATTGCTGGCAACGATTCCGATTTCGGTTACTTGTATATCCCCTATGACGCCAATAATTTGGTGGGTGGACGGATCGATGGCTCCACCGGAAATGCGTTTGCCGGCGAAGCGGCGGGGAGCTTTACGTTGACTCGGACGGCCGCGGGCGTCTACGAGTTGGAAGTCACCGGCGAAACCGGCAGCGACGGGATGCTGATCCTGTCCAATGCCGATGGCAATGGCAACCCCGGTGGCCTGGCTGATCGCTCCTTCCTGTCGTATGAATACAACAG includes the following:
- a CDS encoding DUF1015 domain-containing protein — translated: MPDIQPFRGLRYDQKHVGDLTNVVCPPYDVIDASLHDHLYKLHPANFVRVELNREEPGDDQANNKYARAARFLANWRTEGVLQAETQPAFYVYHQIFQANGKTVTRRGFMGRCRLTRFGQGQVFPHEETLSGPKADRLLLMKACQANLSQIFGLFPDPTNTIQNQLEAHLGTTAPLEARDHLGVIHRMWPITSPELCATVTRLMSDKQIFIADGHHRYETACNYRDEIAAANGGSLPDHHPANFVLMMCVGMDDPGLLVLPTHRLFRGLAPMTAMELATKLNPYFSTRIVGEGAGQAASVWQEIETGNNQGTLGLFTQSDERWTLAQLSPAGQQKMAEIAQEHSTDWHGLGVAILHRLLVETILGAKDLPKAKYVHSVEEVVESLEAGDVAGRDATGVVSSGGRFELAALVMPATVDHIRRISLHNEVMPAKSTYFYPKLLGGLVVNPLE